In the genome of Pseudomonadota bacterium, one region contains:
- a CDS encoding flagellar basal body P-ring protein FlgI produces the protein MRFLISCLCLAALGTPVSAERIKDLAQIAGVRSNQLVGYGLVVGLDGTGDQTSQTPFTVQSIRNMLTQMGVTVPANVNPQLKNVAAVMVHADLPPFAKPGSTIDITVSSMGNAKSLRGGSLIMTPLKGADGNVYAMAQGNLVVGGFGVESKDGSSITVNVPSVGRIPNGATVEREVATPFGQGDYLTLNLHRQDFTTATHMAQAIDKALGAQSATALDASSVRVLAPADPTQRVSFMSLVENIELSPGDAPAKVVVNSRTGTVVIGNKVTVTAAAVTHGSLTVTISNDPIVSQPGPLSGGQTAVVDNQNISVDQKKNRMFLFNPGVSLDDIVQAVNGVGAAPGDLVAILEALKEAGALRAELIVI, from the coding sequence ATGCGATTTCTGATCTCCTGCCTGTGCCTGGCCGCGCTGGGCACGCCGGTGAGCGCCGAGCGCATCAAGGATCTCGCCCAGATTGCCGGCGTGCGCAGCAACCAGCTGGTCGGTTACGGCCTGGTGGTCGGTCTCGACGGCACCGGCGACCAGACCTCGCAAACGCCCTTCACCGTGCAGAGCATACGCAACATGCTCACGCAGATGGGCGTGACGGTGCCGGCCAACGTCAATCCGCAGTTGAAGAATGTCGCGGCGGTGATGGTGCACGCCGACCTGCCGCCCTTCGCCAAGCCCGGCTCCACCATCGACATCACGGTGTCCTCGATGGGCAACGCCAAGAGCCTGCGCGGCGGCAGCCTCATCATGACGCCGCTCAAGGGCGCCGATGGCAATGTCTACGCCATGGCGCAGGGCAACCTGGTGGTGGGCGGCTTCGGCGTCGAATCGAAGGATGGCTCGAGCATCACGGTCAACGTGCCGAGTGTCGGCCGCATTCCCAACGGCGCGACCGTCGAGCGCGAAGTGGCGACGCCGTTCGGCCAGGGCGACTACCTGACGCTCAACTTGCATCGCCAGGATTTCACCACCGCCACCCACATGGCGCAGGCCATCGACAAGGCCTTGGGCGCGCAATCGGCAACGGCGCTCGATGCATCCTCGGTGCGGGTGCTGGCGCCGGCCGATCCGACCCAGCGCGTGTCGTTCATGTCGCTAGTCGAAAATATCGAACTGAGTCCCGGCGACGCACCGGCCAAGGTGGTGGTCAATTCGCGCACCGGCACGGTCGTGATCGGCAACAAGGTCACGGTCACCGCCGCCGCCGTCACCCACGGCAGCCTGACGGTCACCATCAGCAACGATCCCATCGTCAGCCAGCCTGGTCCCTTGTCCGGCGGCCAGACCGCGGTGGTCGACAATCAGAACATCAGCGTCGATCAGAAGAAGAACCGCATGTTCCTGTTCAATCCCGGCGTGTCGCTGGACGACATCGTGCAGGCGGTGAACGGCGTCGGCGCGGCGCCGGGTGACCTGGTGGCCATCCTTGAAGCCTTGAAGGAAGCCGGCGCGCTGCGCGCCGAGCTCATCGTGATCTAG
- the flgG gene encoding flagellar basal-body rod protein FlgG produces MASALNIAQTGLDAQQTRLSIISNNLANVATTGYKKTRPNFEDLLYETISQPGASSSQSTELPSGLMLGTGVRTVSTAKIFTQGTLSQTENALDVAIQGRGFLQVLLPDGSTAYTRDGGLSMNSQGQIVTSSGYQVDPAITIPASTLSVTIAPDGTVSALTAGNTAPTQIGNIQLADFINPQGLQPIGQNLFKESVSSGNPQTSTPGLNGLGTLIQGSTEGSNVNPVEELVDMIETQRSYEMNSKAIQTVDEMLQFVTQQL; encoded by the coding sequence ATGGCATCAGCACTGAACATCGCCCAGACCGGCCTCGACGCACAGCAGACGCGGCTGTCGATCATCTCGAACAACCTGGCCAACGTCGCCACCACCGGCTACAAGAAGACCCGTCCGAACTTCGAGGATCTTCTTTACGAGACCATCTCGCAGCCCGGCGCGTCGTCGTCGCAGAGCACCGAATTGCCGTCCGGCCTCATGCTCGGCACCGGTGTGCGCACGGTCTCGACCGCCAAGATTTTCACCCAGGGCACCCTGTCCCAGACCGAGAACGCGCTCGACGTCGCGATCCAGGGCCGCGGTTTCCTGCAGGTGCTGCTGCCCGACGGCTCCACCGCCTATACCCGTGACGGTGGCCTGTCGATGAATTCGCAGGGCCAGATCGTGACCTCGTCCGGTTACCAGGTGGACCCGGCCATCACCATTCCGGCCTCGACCCTGTCGGTGACCATCGCGCCCGATGGCACGGTGTCGGCGCTCACCGCCGGCAATACCGCGCCCACCCAGATCGGCAACATCCAGCTCGCGGACTTCATCAATCCGCAGGGCCTGCAGCCGATTGGTCAGAACCTGTTCAAGGAATCGGTCTCCAGCGGCAACCCGCAGACCAGCACGCCGGGCTTGAACGGTCTCGGCACCTTGATCCAGGGCTCGACCGAAGGTTCGAACGTGAACCCGGTGGAAGAGCTGGTCGACATGATCGAGACCCAGCGTTCCTACGAAATGAATTCCAAGGCCATCCAGACCGTCGACGAGATGCTGCAGTTCGTCACCCAGCAACTGTAA
- the flgF gene encoding flagellar basal-body rod protein FlgF, translating to MDRMIYLAMSAAQQMMNGQALASHNLANANTVGFKADFEAARAMPVYGNGMPTRAYAMLERPGTSFAPGSIETTGNDLDIAVNGDGFIAVQAPDGSEAYTRAGDLQLNVNGQLLTGAGRPVLGNGGPIALPQSETITIGVDGTISIRPVGQEASTLAQVDRIKLVNPDVKQLRKGADGLFRLADQSNAPPDAAVRITRGALERSNVNSVNEMVQLITNSRQYDMAIKAMSTAQQIDTAGAKLLSLGN from the coding sequence ATGGACCGCATGATTTATCTCGCAATGTCTGCCGCACAGCAGATGATGAACGGTCAGGCGCTGGCTTCGCACAACCTGGCCAACGCCAACACCGTCGGCTTCAAGGCCGACTTCGAAGCGGCGCGTGCCATGCCGGTGTACGGCAACGGCATGCCGACCCGCGCCTACGCGATGCTCGAGCGGCCCGGCACCAGTTTTGCGCCGGGCTCGATTGAAACCACCGGCAACGATCTCGACATCGCGGTCAACGGCGATGGTTTCATCGCCGTGCAGGCGCCCGATGGCAGCGAAGCCTATACGCGCGCCGGCGACCTGCAGTTGAACGTCAACGGTCAGCTCCTGACCGGCGCCGGCCGTCCGGTGCTGGGCAACGGTGGCCCGATAGCCCTGCCGCAGTCCGAGACCATCACCATCGGCGTCGACGGTACGATTTCGATTCGTCCGGTCGGCCAGGAAGCGAGCACGCTCGCGCAGGTCGACCGCATCAAGCTCGTCAACCCGGACGTCAAGCAGCTGCGCAAGGGCGCCGATGGCCTGTTCCGCCTGGCCGACCAGAGCAATGCACCGCCGGACGCCGCGGTGCGCATCACGCGCGGCGCGCTGGAGCGCAGCAACGTCAACAGCGTGAACGAGATGGTGCAGCTCATCACCAACTCGCGTCAGTACGACATGGCCATCAAGGCCATGAGCACCGCGCAGCAGATCGATACCGCCGGCGCCAAGCTGTTATCGCTCGGCAATTGA
- the flgE gene encoding flagellar hook protein FlgE, whose protein sequence is MAFNQAISGLKAAENELNVIGNNVSNSATTGFKKSRVEFQDVFAVSNVGGSGSNVGRGVDTARVAQQFEQGNINFTDNALDLAVSGQGFFQLNNNGEKLYTRDGSFSLDKDGFIVNSKGHQLMAFGADAVGNINGALSPLQLSQANNPPKASTSVTFGANFDANASAPTTPTFDPLDSTSYNETTALNVFDSMGGSHLQQMYFVRDTAAVTPNTWQMHTYVDGVKVGGPDAIVFDTAGLLQTPANGQIPIPAFTPGPGVNPMNVTTTLSGSTMFGAPFGVNKLTQDGYTTGRLAGVDIDQQGVILARFTNGQSSVQGQVSLANFPNPQGLRPSGGNAWAESFAAGVVLEGKPGTASLGLIQGGALEESNVDLSSELVALIVAQRNFQANTEVIKTADAVTQSVINIR, encoded by the coding sequence ATGGCTTTCAATCAGGCAATCAGCGGCTTAAAGGCCGCGGAAAACGAACTCAACGTGATCGGCAACAACGTGTCGAACTCGGCCACCACCGGCTTCAAGAAGTCGCGTGTCGAATTCCAGGACGTGTTCGCGGTGTCCAACGTCGGTGGTTCGGGCAGCAACGTCGGTCGCGGTGTCGATACCGCGCGTGTCGCCCAGCAGTTCGAACAGGGCAACATCAATTTCACCGACAACGCGCTGGACCTTGCGGTCAGCGGCCAGGGCTTTTTCCAGCTCAACAACAACGGTGAGAAGCTCTATACCCGCGACGGCTCGTTCAGCCTCGACAAGGACGGCTTCATCGTCAACTCCAAGGGCCATCAACTGATGGCGTTCGGCGCGGACGCGGTCGGCAACATCAACGGTGCGCTTTCGCCCTTGCAGCTGTCGCAGGCCAACAACCCGCCCAAGGCCAGCACCTCGGTGACCTTCGGCGCCAACTTCGATGCCAATGCCAGCGCGCCGACCACGCCGACTTTCGACCCGCTGGATTCGACCAGCTACAACGAGACCACCGCGCTCAACGTGTTCGATTCGATGGGCGGCTCGCACCTGCAGCAGATGTACTTCGTGCGCGACACCGCGGCGGTCACGCCCAATACCTGGCAGATGCATACCTATGTCGACGGTGTGAAGGTCGGCGGCCCGGATGCCATCGTGTTCGACACCGCGGGTTTGTTGCAGACGCCGGCCAACGGCCAGATCCCGATCCCGGCGTTCACGCCGGGGCCAGGCGTGAACCCCATGAATGTCACCACCACGCTCAGCGGCTCGACCATGTTCGGCGCGCCGTTCGGCGTCAACAAGCTCACCCAGGACGGCTATACCACCGGCCGCCTGGCCGGCGTCGACATCGATCAGCAGGGCGTCATCCTGGCGCGCTTCACCAACGGCCAGTCGTCGGTGCAGGGCCAGGTGTCACTCGCCAACTTCCCCAACCCGCAGGGCCTGCGTCCGTCCGGTGGCAACGCCTGGGCGGAGTCCTTCGCCGCCGGCGTGGTGCTGGAAGGCAAGCCGGGCACCGCGAGCCTGGGTCTCATCCAGGGCGGCGCGCTGGAGGAATCGAACGTCGACCTTTCTTCGGAACTGGTGGCGCTGATCGTCGCGCAGCGGAACTTCCAGGCCAACACCGAAGTGATCAAGACCGCGGACGCGGTGACCCAGTCGGTCATCAACATCCGTTAA
- a CDS encoding flagellar basal body L-ring protein FlgH, protein MHASPAQSQAATGAIFQGGYDVALFEDLKAHRIGDILTIRLSESNQAAKSNNNAVSKAGSSKMDNPTILGAKPEFLLPGVLPLAAVADNSLETDLSATNDYSGKADSKQSNSLNGSITVTIADVLPNGNLVVRGEKRLNLNQGNEYIKISGLVRPVDIGTDNSVLSTKIADATIVYSGDGANADSSKVGWLGRFFMSAAFPF, encoded by the coding sequence GTGCACGCCAGCCCGGCGCAGTCGCAGGCCGCCACCGGCGCGATTTTCCAGGGCGGTTACGACGTCGCGCTGTTCGAAGACCTGAAAGCGCATCGCATCGGCGACATCCTCACCATCCGCCTGTCCGAGAGCAACCAGGCGGCGAAGTCCAACAACAACGCGGTGAGCAAGGCCGGTTCCTCGAAGATGGACAACCCGACCATCCTCGGCGCCAAGCCTGAATTCCTGTTGCCGGGCGTGCTACCGTTGGCGGCGGTCGCCGACAACTCGCTGGAGACCGATCTGTCGGCGACCAACGATTATTCCGGCAAGGCCGACTCCAAGCAGAGCAATTCCTTGAACGGCAGCATCACGGTGACGATTGCCGACGTGCTGCCCAACGGCAATCTCGTGGTGCGCGGCGAGAAGCGTCTGAATCTCAACCAGGGCAACGAGTACATCAAGATCTCGGGGCTGGTGCGGCCGGTCGACATCGGTACCGACAACTCGGTGCTGTCGACCAAGATTGCCGACGCCACCATCGTCTACAGCGGCGACGGCGCCAATGCCGACTCCAGCAAGGTCGGCTGGCTGGGACGCTTCTTCATGAGCGCGGCCTTCCCGTTCTGA
- the flgJ gene encoding flagellar assembly peptidoglycan hydrolase FlgJ, producing the protein MNSKLAIHAPAIGNTPATSAGGYVDFARFSNLRSRAHKDENAAMQQVADEFEAMFAETMLKAAREADMGEGMLNSSELDTYHEMMDSQLAQSLAKSQDFGFNKMLGQQFAGALAAAKAREDKQAQGGDPLATLKNGTLSSVEAPLRGGVAMLPQSIRETAFKKNVEVPADRQSFINELAPAAASAAGTLGVAPRAILAQAALESGWGKHVIRMPDGSSSHNYFGIKAGKGWSGQTVKVPTTEYVGGRAVTVNASFRAYPDAASAFRDYVDFIGNNPRYQKALEQGANAGQYARQLEAAGYATDPNYANKIMAILSGDGFDGASSNAFEVSN; encoded by the coding sequence ATGAACAGCAAGCTCGCCATCCACGCACCCGCCATCGGCAACACGCCCGCCACCTCGGCCGGCGGTTACGTCGATTTCGCTCGCTTCAGCAACCTGCGCAGCCGTGCCCACAAGGACGAGAACGCCGCCATGCAGCAGGTCGCCGACGAGTTCGAGGCGATGTTCGCCGAGACCATGTTGAAGGCCGCGCGCGAAGCCGACATGGGCGAGGGCATGTTGAATTCCTCCGAGCTCGACACCTACCACGAGATGATGGACAGCCAGCTCGCGCAGTCGCTGGCCAAGAGCCAGGACTTCGGTTTCAACAAGATGCTCGGCCAGCAGTTCGCCGGCGCCCTGGCCGCCGCCAAGGCCAGGGAAGACAAGCAAGCCCAGGGCGGCGACCCGCTCGCGACCTTGAAGAACGGCACGCTGAGCAGCGTCGAGGCGCCGCTGCGCGGTGGCGTGGCCATGTTGCCCCAGAGCATCCGCGAAACGGCGTTCAAGAAGAACGTCGAAGTGCCGGCCGATCGTCAGTCGTTCATCAACGAACTGGCGCCCGCCGCCGCTTCGGCCGCCGGCACGCTCGGGGTCGCGCCGCGCGCGATTCTTGCCCAGGCCGCGCTCGAATCCGGCTGGGGCAAGCACGTCATCCGCATGCCCGACGGCTCGAGTTCGCACAACTATTTCGGCATCAAGGCCGGCAAGGGCTGGAGCGGTCAGACCGTCAAGGTGCCGACCACCGAATACGTCGGCGGCCGTGCCGTCACCGTCAACGCAAGCTTCCGCGCCTACCCCGATGCGGCGAGCGCGTTCCGCGATTACGTCGATTTCATCGGCAACAACCCGCGTTACCAGAAGGCGCTGGAACAGGGCGCCAATGCCGGCCAGTACGCGCGCCAGCTGGAAGCGGCGGGCTATGCCACCGACCCCAACTACGCCAACAAGATCATGGCCATCCTCTCCGGCGACGGATTCGATGGCGCCAGCTCCAACGCATTCGAAGTGAGCAACTGA